Proteins from a genomic interval of Amphiura filiformis chromosome 9, Afil_fr2py, whole genome shotgun sequence:
- the LOC140160747 gene encoding muscarinic acetylcholine receptor M1-like, with amino-acid sequence MIQSHRQLCLVHRQILLLTDCRKHGGAISESQAWMGLQYFGEKVVTIIEPRFETHFNTCASLHYSSEDTDLPEKVLRDAGKELYITTMYATENLNCTGTNNCTSQNGADDNEGPTMTMAQIISIAIVSGIASLTTVFGNILVIVAFFRERRLRVIGNYFVMSMAIADLLIGIFSMPLYTMYLLLGMWPLGPFICDIWLALDYVCCAASVLGILMISVDRYRSLSSPMTYRSEMTRLRACILIFLGWLFSALLFGVPIIGWQYFEGNRTIAEDQCEVQFLSDPTYTTGSIILIYWLPLMVILILYGKIYMLTRRLVKSQARIIGKLSIRQDVRHDSRHRNNNERMMKCTTLSGDSDEEHERGIHFSPPPRDTSMPVLSEEEYEECLSEAQKNSQGKPCNGNRQGKGKISKCSIDSGVDDDVDGDGDDEDGDPHTPSDGRKTPKGHMSSAKDHNLGKTLSAALMSLREAKAVRTLSAILGIFILCWTPYSVLVIVYSYCEHCVPYNLYSFSYWLCYINSTCNPACYAMSNKDFKVAFKRILCCGRKKYSFKTPLY; translated from the coding sequence ATGATACAATCTCATCGCCAGCTCTGTCTCGTCCACCGACAAATTCTATTGCTCACTGACTGTCGTAAGCATGGAGGCGCAATCAGTGAGTCGCAGGCGTGGATGGGTTTGCAGTATTTCGGTGAGAAGGTGGTGACTATTATTGAGCCTCGGTTTGAAACACATTTTAATACTTGTGCATCTCTTCACTACAGCTCAGAGGATACAGATCTACCAGAAAAGGTCTTACGCGATGCAGGAAAGGAACTTTATATAACAACCATGTACGCAACGGAAAATTTGAATTGTACTGGAACGAACAATTGTACCTCACAAAATGGTGCAGATGACAATGAAGGACCCACCATGACTATGGCACAAATTATCAGTATAGCTATTGTCTCTGGTATTGCAAGTTTAACAACAGTTTTTGGAAACATACTTGTCATCGTTGCGTTTTTTCGTGAACGAAGACTCAGGGTAATTGGGAACTACTTTGTAATGTCTATGGCAATTGCGGATTTACTAATTGGGATATTTTCTATGCCACTTTATACAATGTACCTTCTGCTAGGTATGTGGCCACTTGGACCTTTCATATGTGATATATGGTTAGCTTTAGACTATGTTTGCTGTGCCGCTTCTGTTCTTGGCATCCTTATGATAAGCGTCGATCGCTATCGCTCCCTATCGAGCCCAATGACATACCGCAGTGAGATGACCCGACTTCGAGCTTGTATTCTTATATTTTTAGGATGGTTGTTCTCCGCATTACTTTTTGGTGTACCAATTATAGGTTGGCAATATTTTGAAGGGAACAGAACCATCGCGGAGGATCAGTGCGAAGTCCAATTCCTGAGTGATCCTACTTACACTACCGGATCTATTATACTGATTTACTGGTTACCCTTAATGGTTATTCTTATTCTATATGGAAAAATCTATATGCTTACCCGGAGGTTGGTGAAAAGTCAAGCTAGAATTATTGGGAAACTAAGTATTCGGCAAGATGTACGTCATGATTCCAGGCATAGAAATAACAATGAAAGAATGATGAAGTGCACAACACTAAGCGGAGATTCTGACGAGGAACATGAAAGAGGAATTCATTTTAGTCCTCCTCCGCGAGATACCTCCATGCCGGTACTAAGTGAAGAAGAGTACGAGGAGTGTTTATCAGAAGCTCAAAAGAACAGCCAAGGTAAACCGTGCAATGGTAATCGACAAGGAAAGGGCAAGATTTCCAAATGTTCTATAGACTCTGGTgtggatgatgatgttgatggagatggtgatgatgaagatggtgaTCCACACACACCATCAGATGGACGAAAAACACCAAAAGGACATATGTCGAGTGCAAAGGACCACAACCTCGGCAAAACACTCTCAGCCGCGCTTATGAGTTTACGCGAAGCTAAAGCGGTGAGAACTTTAAGCGCTATCTTAGGAATATTCATCTTGTGCTGGACTCCATACAGTGTACTAGTGATTGTGTATAGTTACTGTGAACATTGTGTTCCCTACAATCTTTACAGTTTTAGCTATTGGCTGTGTTACATCAACAGTACATGCAATCCCGCCTGTTATGCCATGTCAAATAAAGATTTCAAAGTAGCCTTTAAGAGAATCCTTTGCTGTGGTCGAAAGAAATATAGCTTTAAAACCCCATTGTATTAA